One window of Oncorhynchus kisutch isolate 150728-3 unplaced genomic scaffold, Okis_V2 Okis05a-Okis16b_hom, whole genome shotgun sequence genomic DNA carries:
- the LOC109887972 gene encoding phosphorylase b kinase regulatory subunit alpha, liver isoform-like isoform X3: MRSRSNSGVKLDGFARLVHETILCHQNPVTGLLPCSVQLPDAWVRDNVYSILAVWGLGMAYRKNADRDEDKAKAYELEQVAKVEKFKHTQSPKDCLHAKYHTPTCATVVGDDQWGHLQVDATSLYLLVLAQMTASGLRIISTLHEVAFIQNLVFYIEAAYKVADYGMWERGDKTNQGIPELNASSVGMAKAALEAIDELDLFGAHGGPKSVIHVLPDEVEHCQAILCSMLPRASTSKEIDAGLLSIISFPAFAVEDADLVTITKTEIISRLQGRYGCCRFIRDGYRCPREDPSRLHYDPAELKLFENIECEWPVFWTYLILDGIFSGDLVQVQEYRDALEEVLIRGKPGIRLMPELYAVPPEKMEEEYGNPHSVDRVAMGQLPHMWGQSLYIVSSLLAEGFLAPGEIDPLNRRFSTNFKPDVVVQVCVLAESKEIQELLKNDEIEVQTIAEVQPIRVMPARILSHVYVKLGNCKKLNLSGRPYRHIGVLGTSKFYEIRNRTYTFTPQFLDQHHFYLALDNQMIVEMLRTELSYLSSSWRMTGRPTLTFPITHSMLVDDGESIDPCILSTLRKLHDGYFGGARVQMANISSFQTTSFHTELSFLDGDTDDDLLENEEDEEDEEESYVPSGSSKDMFDHYLSQLMQSTATKCHLPPIQRGQHHVFSAEHTTRDILSFMAQVQGLNMPKASMYLPMTPIMNKHRKSLNLLHVSQLTPLHPHHHHTPHQQQPKAPSIADLHLPRDSQGNTDFGSLVRQLKECPTLQDQADILYILCVMKGADWLVDVGGQGGVSVRCLLEELYAQAGANKEWGLIRYISGILRKRVEVLAEACTDLISHHKQLTVGLPPEPREKVISAPLPPEELNSLIYEASGQDISIAVLTQEIMVYLAMYVRSQPALFGDMLRLRIGLIMQVMATELARSLHCSGEEASESLMNLSPSDMKNLLHHILSGKEFGVERSMRPMQSSATSPAVSIHELGHTGATKTERTGIRKLKREIKQLDDSSRPISMSNSGYSISSNVTSPRSTRCSSPSTPSGILSPVGPGGSDSHLQWEERQGQWLRRRRLDGAINRVPMGFYQKVWKILQKCHGLSIDGYVLPSSTTREMTEGEIKFAVHVESVLNHVPQPEYRQLLVEAVMVLTLVADMDVDNIGGIILIDRIVHMANDLFLQDQRTHGANEYFLEKDPATGICHFFYDSAPSGSYGTMTYLSKAVVTYLQDFLPQSTCLMQ; the protein is encoded by the exons GTGGCCAAGGTGGAGAAGTTTAAACACACCCAGAGCCCCAAGGACTGTCTGCATGCCAAGTACCACACCCCCACCTGTGCTACCGTGGTGGGGGACGATCAGTGGGGACACCTGCAGGTTGATGCCACCTCTCTGTACCTGCTGGTTTTGGCTCAGATGACTGCCTCag GTCTTCGTATCATATCAACCCTGCATGAAGTGGCTTTTATCCAGAACCTGGTCTTCTACATTGAGGCTGCTTATAAAGTTGCG gaTTATGGGATGTGGGAGCGAGGGGACAAGACCAATCAGGGGATCCCAGAACTGAACGCCAGCTCTGTGGGGATGGCCAAG GCTGCATTGGAGGCCATTGATGAGCTGGACCTCTTTGGGGCTCATGGAGGACCCAAATCTGTCATTCACGTTTTGCCGGACGAGGTGGAGCACTGCCAG GCTATCCTGTGCTCCATGCTGCCACGAGCCTCCACCTCTAAAGAGATCGATGCTGGTCTCCTGTCAATCATCTCCTTCCCTGCCTTCGCTGTGGAGGATGCAGACCTGGTCACCATCACTAAGACTGAGATCATATCCAGGCTACAG GGACGGTATGGCTGCTGCCGTTTCATCAGAGATGGATACAGATGCCCAAGAGAG GACCCGTCCCGTCTCCACTACGACCCGGCTGAACTCAAACTGTTTGAGAATATAGAATGTGAATGGCCAGTGTTCTGGACCTACCTCATTCTGGACGGCATCTTCAGCGGAGACCTAGTACAG GTGCAGGAGTACAGAGATGCTCTGGAAGAAGTCCTGATCAGAGGGAAGCCCGGGATCCGCCTGATGCCTGAGCTCTACGCTGTCCCACCTGAAAAG ATGGAGGAAGAGTACGGGAACCCTCACTCCGTGGACAGAGTGGCTATGGGTCAGTTACCTCACATGTGGGGACAGTCCCTCTACATTGTTAGTTCTCTGCTGGCTGAG GGATTCCTCGCCCCTGGAGAGATCGACCCTCTCAACAGGCGATTCTCCACCAATTTCAAGCCGGACGTAGTTGTACAAG tgtgtgtgttagcggagTCGAAGGAGATCCAGGAGCTGCTGAAGAACGATGAAATAGAGGTCCAGACCATCGCTGAGGTCCAGCCCATCAGGGTTATGCCTGCTCGCATCCTCAGCCATGTCTACGTCAAACTGG GAAACTGCAAGAAGTTGAATCTGAGCGGGAGGCCATACAGGCACATTGGAGTTCTGGGAACCTCGAAATTCTACGAGATCCGGAACCGTACCTACACATTCACCCCTCAG tTCCTGGACCAGCATCACTTCTACCTGGCTCTGGACAACCAGATGATAGTGGAGATGCTAAGGACGGAGCTGtcctatctctcctcctcctggagGATGACCGGACGCCCTACCCTGACCTTCCCCATCACACACAGCATGCTGG TGGATGATGGTGAGAGCATCGACCCGTGTATTCTGTCCACTCTGAGGAAGCTGCACGATGGATACTTTGGAGGGGCAAG gGTTCAGATGGCAAACATCTCCAGCTTCCAGACTACCTCGTTCCACACAGAGCTCAGCTTCCTCGACGGAGACACCGATGACGACCTGCTGGAGAATGAAGAAGATGAGGAAGACGAAGAAGAAAGTTATGTCCCCTCAG GCAGCTCCAAGGACATGTTTGACCACTACCTCAGCCAGCTGATGCAGAGCACAGCCACCAAGTGTCATCTCCCTCCCATCCAGAGGGGGCAGCACCACGTGTTTAGTGCTGAACACACCACCAGAGACATCCTCTCCTTCATGGCCCAGGTCCAAGGCCTCAACATGCCCA AGGCCTCCATGTATCTTCCCATGACTCCCATCATGAACAAGCACCGTAAATCCCTCAACCTACTGCACGTGTCCCAGCTCACACCGCTCcatccacaccaccaccacacgccacatcaacaacagcccaaG GCCCCCAGTATTGCAGACCTCCACCTGCCGAGAGACTCCCAGGGTAACACAGACTTTGGGTCTCTGGTGAGACAGTTGAAGGAGTGTCCCACACTGCAGGACCAGGCAGACATACTATATATCCTCTGTGTGATGAAAG GTGCTGATTGGCTGGTGGACGTGGGGGGTCAGGGCGGGGTCAGTGTGAGGTGTCTCCTGGAGGAGCTGTATGCCCAGGCCGGGGCCAACAAGGAGTGGGGTCTGATCAGATACATCTCTGGTATCCTGAGGAAGAGAGTGGAGGTGCTGGCTGAGGCCTGTACAGATCTCATCTCCCACCACAAGCAGCTGACAGTGGGGTTACCACCGGAGCCCAGGGAGAAAGTCATCTCAGCGCCTCTTCCTCCAGAAGAACTCAACTCTCTGATCTATGAGGCCAGTGGGCAGGACATCAGCATCGCTGTGCTCACTCAG GAGATCATGGTGTACCTGGCCATGTACGTCCGCTCCCAGCCGGCTCTGTTTGGGGACATGCTGCGTCTCCGAATCGGACTCATCATGCAGGTGATGGCTACAGAGCTGGCCCGCAGTCTTCACTGCTCAG gGGAGGAGGCCTCTGAGAGCCTGATGAACTTGAGTCCATCAGACATGAAGAACCTGCTACACCACATCCTCAGTGGGAAGGAGTTTGGGGTGGAGAGGAGCA TGCGTCCTATGCAGTCCTCGGCCACCAGCCCGGCTGTCTCCATCCATGAGCTGGGTCACACTGGGGCCACTAAGACGGAGCGCACCGGCATCCGCAAGCTGAAGCGTGAGATCAAACAG TTGGATGACTCGTCTCGTCCGATCAGC ATGAGTAACAGTGGCTATTCCATCAGCAGCAACGTCACCTCTCCCCGTTCCACG CGGTGCAGCAGCCCCTCCACCCCCAGTGGTATCCTGTCCCCTGTAGGCCCCGGGGGGTCAGACAGCCACCTGCAGTGGGAGGAGCGGCAGGGCCAGTGGCTGAGGAGGAGACGGCTGGATGGGGCCATCAACAGGGTCCCAATGGGCTTCTACCAGAAGGTGTGGAAGATCCTGCAGAAGTGCCACGGCCTGTCTATAGATGGATACGTGCTGCCTTCCTCCACTACCAGAGAG ATGACAGAAGGCGAGATCAAGTTTGCGGTGCACGTGGAGTCTGTTCTGAACCACGTCCCCCAGCCAGAGTACCGACAGCTGCTGGTGGAGGCTGTGATGGTGCTGACGCTGGTGGCTGACATGGATGTGGACAACATCGGAGGAATCATCCTGATCGACCGCATCGTACACATGGCCAATGACCTCTTCTTACAGGACCAG AGGACCCATGGAGCCAACGAGTACTTCCTGGAGAAGGATCCAGCCACGGGGATATGTCACTTCTTCTATGACAGCGCCCCTAGTGGCAGCTACGGTACCATGACCTACCTCTCCAAGGCTGTGGTCACATACCTACAAGACTTCCTGCCACAGTCTACCTGTCTCATGCAATGA
- the LOC109887972 gene encoding phosphorylase b kinase regulatory subunit alpha, liver isoform-like isoform X4, giving the protein MRSRSNSGVKLDGFARLVHETILCHQNPVTGLLPCSVQLPDAWVRDNVYSILAVWGLGMAYRKNADRDEDKAKAYELEQSVVKLMQGLLQCMMRQVAKVEKFKHTQSPKDCLHAKYHTPTCATVVGDDQWGHLQVDATSLYLLVLAQMTASGLRIISTLHEVAFIQNLVFYIEAAYKVADYGMWERGDKTNQGIPELNASSVGMAKAALEAIDELDLFGAHGGPKSVIHVLPDEVEHCQAILCSMLPRASTSKEIDAGLLSIISFPAFAVEDADLVTITKTEIISRLQGRYGCCRFIRDGYRCPREVQEYRDALEEVLIRGKPGIRLMPELYAVPPEKMEEEYGNPHSVDRVAMGQLPHMWGQSLYIVSSLLAEGFLAPGEIDPLNRRFSTNFKPDVVVQVCVLAESKEIQELLKNDEIEVQTIAEVQPIRVMPARILSHVYVKLGNCKKLNLSGRPYRHIGVLGTSKFYEIRNRTYTFTPQFLDQHHFYLALDNQMIVEMLRTELSYLSSSWRMTGRPTLTFPITHSMLVDDGESIDPCILSTLRKLHDGYFGGARVQMANISSFQTTSFHTELSFLDGDTDDDLLENEEDEEDEEESYVPSGSSKDMFDHYLSQLMQSTATKCHLPPIQRGQHHVFSAEHTTRDILSFMAQVQGLNMPKASMYLPMTPIMNKHRKSLNLLHVSQLTPLHPHHHHTPHQQQPKAPSIADLHLPRDSQGNTDFGSLVRQLKECPTLQDQADILYILCVMKGADWLVDVGGQGGVSVRCLLEELYAQAGANKEWGLIRYISGILRKRVEVLAEACTDLISHHKQLTVGLPPEPREKVISAPLPPEELNSLIYEASGQDISIAVLTQEIMVYLAMYVRSQPALFGDMLRLRIGLIMQVMATELARSLHCSGEEASESLMNLSPSDMKNLLHHILSGKEFGVERSMRPMQSSATSPAVSIHELGHTGATKTERTGIRKLKREIKQLDDSSRPISMSNSGYSISSNVTSPRSTRCSSPSTPSGILSPVGPGGSDSHLQWEERQGQWLRRRRLDGAINRVPMGFYQKVWKILQKCHGLSIDGYVLPSSTTREMTEGEIKFAVHVESVLNHVPQPEYRQLLVEAVMVLTLVADMDVDNIGGIILIDRIVHMANDLFLQDQRTHGANEYFLEKDPATGICHFFYDSAPSGSYGTMTYLSKAVVTYLQDFLPQSTCLMQ; this is encoded by the exons GTGGCCAAGGTGGAGAAGTTTAAACACACCCAGAGCCCCAAGGACTGTCTGCATGCCAAGTACCACACCCCCACCTGTGCTACCGTGGTGGGGGACGATCAGTGGGGACACCTGCAGGTTGATGCCACCTCTCTGTACCTGCTGGTTTTGGCTCAGATGACTGCCTCag GTCTTCGTATCATATCAACCCTGCATGAAGTGGCTTTTATCCAGAACCTGGTCTTCTACATTGAGGCTGCTTATAAAGTTGCG gaTTATGGGATGTGGGAGCGAGGGGACAAGACCAATCAGGGGATCCCAGAACTGAACGCCAGCTCTGTGGGGATGGCCAAG GCTGCATTGGAGGCCATTGATGAGCTGGACCTCTTTGGGGCTCATGGAGGACCCAAATCTGTCATTCACGTTTTGCCGGACGAGGTGGAGCACTGCCAG GCTATCCTGTGCTCCATGCTGCCACGAGCCTCCACCTCTAAAGAGATCGATGCTGGTCTCCTGTCAATCATCTCCTTCCCTGCCTTCGCTGTGGAGGATGCAGACCTGGTCACCATCACTAAGACTGAGATCATATCCAGGCTACAG GGACGGTATGGCTGCTGCCGTTTCATCAGAGATGGATACAGATGCCCAAGAGAG GTGCAGGAGTACAGAGATGCTCTGGAAGAAGTCCTGATCAGAGGGAAGCCCGGGATCCGCCTGATGCCTGAGCTCTACGCTGTCCCACCTGAAAAG ATGGAGGAAGAGTACGGGAACCCTCACTCCGTGGACAGAGTGGCTATGGGTCAGTTACCTCACATGTGGGGACAGTCCCTCTACATTGTTAGTTCTCTGCTGGCTGAG GGATTCCTCGCCCCTGGAGAGATCGACCCTCTCAACAGGCGATTCTCCACCAATTTCAAGCCGGACGTAGTTGTACAAG tgtgtgtgttagcggagTCGAAGGAGATCCAGGAGCTGCTGAAGAACGATGAAATAGAGGTCCAGACCATCGCTGAGGTCCAGCCCATCAGGGTTATGCCTGCTCGCATCCTCAGCCATGTCTACGTCAAACTGG GAAACTGCAAGAAGTTGAATCTGAGCGGGAGGCCATACAGGCACATTGGAGTTCTGGGAACCTCGAAATTCTACGAGATCCGGAACCGTACCTACACATTCACCCCTCAG tTCCTGGACCAGCATCACTTCTACCTGGCTCTGGACAACCAGATGATAGTGGAGATGCTAAGGACGGAGCTGtcctatctctcctcctcctggagGATGACCGGACGCCCTACCCTGACCTTCCCCATCACACACAGCATGCTGG TGGATGATGGTGAGAGCATCGACCCGTGTATTCTGTCCACTCTGAGGAAGCTGCACGATGGATACTTTGGAGGGGCAAG gGTTCAGATGGCAAACATCTCCAGCTTCCAGACTACCTCGTTCCACACAGAGCTCAGCTTCCTCGACGGAGACACCGATGACGACCTGCTGGAGAATGAAGAAGATGAGGAAGACGAAGAAGAAAGTTATGTCCCCTCAG GCAGCTCCAAGGACATGTTTGACCACTACCTCAGCCAGCTGATGCAGAGCACAGCCACCAAGTGTCATCTCCCTCCCATCCAGAGGGGGCAGCACCACGTGTTTAGTGCTGAACACACCACCAGAGACATCCTCTCCTTCATGGCCCAGGTCCAAGGCCTCAACATGCCCA AGGCCTCCATGTATCTTCCCATGACTCCCATCATGAACAAGCACCGTAAATCCCTCAACCTACTGCACGTGTCCCAGCTCACACCGCTCcatccacaccaccaccacacgccacatcaacaacagcccaaG GCCCCCAGTATTGCAGACCTCCACCTGCCGAGAGACTCCCAGGGTAACACAGACTTTGGGTCTCTGGTGAGACAGTTGAAGGAGTGTCCCACACTGCAGGACCAGGCAGACATACTATATATCCTCTGTGTGATGAAAG GTGCTGATTGGCTGGTGGACGTGGGGGGTCAGGGCGGGGTCAGTGTGAGGTGTCTCCTGGAGGAGCTGTATGCCCAGGCCGGGGCCAACAAGGAGTGGGGTCTGATCAGATACATCTCTGGTATCCTGAGGAAGAGAGTGGAGGTGCTGGCTGAGGCCTGTACAGATCTCATCTCCCACCACAAGCAGCTGACAGTGGGGTTACCACCGGAGCCCAGGGAGAAAGTCATCTCAGCGCCTCTTCCTCCAGAAGAACTCAACTCTCTGATCTATGAGGCCAGTGGGCAGGACATCAGCATCGCTGTGCTCACTCAG GAGATCATGGTGTACCTGGCCATGTACGTCCGCTCCCAGCCGGCTCTGTTTGGGGACATGCTGCGTCTCCGAATCGGACTCATCATGCAGGTGATGGCTACAGAGCTGGCCCGCAGTCTTCACTGCTCAG gGGAGGAGGCCTCTGAGAGCCTGATGAACTTGAGTCCATCAGACATGAAGAACCTGCTACACCACATCCTCAGTGGGAAGGAGTTTGGGGTGGAGAGGAGCA TGCGTCCTATGCAGTCCTCGGCCACCAGCCCGGCTGTCTCCATCCATGAGCTGGGTCACACTGGGGCCACTAAGACGGAGCGCACCGGCATCCGCAAGCTGAAGCGTGAGATCAAACAG TTGGATGACTCGTCTCGTCCGATCAGC ATGAGTAACAGTGGCTATTCCATCAGCAGCAACGTCACCTCTCCCCGTTCCACG CGGTGCAGCAGCCCCTCCACCCCCAGTGGTATCCTGTCCCCTGTAGGCCCCGGGGGGTCAGACAGCCACCTGCAGTGGGAGGAGCGGCAGGGCCAGTGGCTGAGGAGGAGACGGCTGGATGGGGCCATCAACAGGGTCCCAATGGGCTTCTACCAGAAGGTGTGGAAGATCCTGCAGAAGTGCCACGGCCTGTCTATAGATGGATACGTGCTGCCTTCCTCCACTACCAGAGAG ATGACAGAAGGCGAGATCAAGTTTGCGGTGCACGTGGAGTCTGTTCTGAACCACGTCCCCCAGCCAGAGTACCGACAGCTGCTGGTGGAGGCTGTGATGGTGCTGACGCTGGTGGCTGACATGGATGTGGACAACATCGGAGGAATCATCCTGATCGACCGCATCGTACACATGGCCAATGACCTCTTCTTACAGGACCAG AGGACCCATGGAGCCAACGAGTACTTCCTGGAGAAGGATCCAGCCACGGGGATATGTCACTTCTTCTATGACAGCGCCCCTAGTGGCAGCTACGGTACCATGACCTACCTCTCCAAGGCTGTGGTCACATACCTACAAGACTTCCTGCCACAGTCTACCTGTCTCATGCAATGA